From the Variovorax paradoxus genome, the window GGCGGCCTGTTCTTCTGGGCGCGCCTGACGGGTGCCAACGGCAAGCTGGCCGACGCCAACGAACTGGCGAAGCGCGCCATCGAGAAGCTCGTGGCCTTCGTGCCCGGCGCGCCGTTCTATGCGGAGAACCCCGACGTGGCCACGCTGCGCCTGAGCTTCGCCACCGCCGACGTGGCGAAGATCGAAGAGGGCGTGAAGCGCCTGGGCCAGGCGCTCTGACGCTTCAGGTCAGGGCGAGCGGTGCAGCCGCGGGGCTGCGAGCAGGTCGAGGTTGTCGGAAATGGCCGCATCCACGTTGGGATAGCGGCCTTTCATCTTCGAGAGCGTCATGATGGTCTGCAGCGCCTTCAGGTCCTTGACCGAGGGCGCGACCTTGATCTGCGCGATGGCGGCCGCCGCGTTGCCTCCGTTGACCAATGCCATCACCTTGCTTGCCCAGTCGTTCGCGCGCGCCATGTCTTCACCTGTTGTCCGTTGAATGCGCCGACTGTACACAGCGGCGCAATGAGGGCGTTACGATCACCCATGAGAAAAACCTTTCAGCTTCAGGTCGAGGGCAAGCACCCCGACCGTCTCCTCGAAGCCATCAAGCACGAGATCCGCAAGTACATCAAGCGCGAACGCCGCCGCGAACTGCCCGAAGGCGCGGACTTCTGGGACTTCGACTGCAGGTTCGGCGCCGCCGAAGACAGCGCGGAAGTCATTCACCTCTCGGCCATCACCGGCCTCATCGACGGCGTCGTGAAAGAGGGCGGCAAGCAGTTCTACATCGAGATCCTTGCCAGGCCCGCCAAGCGCCAGCCGCGCCCGGCAGGTGAAGCCGCTCCCCGCGGCGCGTCGGGCGACGCCGAAGAAAACTGACCTTCGTCAGGCCAGCGCCTGCGCCAGCCGCAGGCCATGCCGCTGCTCTGCGTCCTGCAGCGAACGCGCGATCGACGGGTGCAGCCGCACCCCGTTACTCGACTGCGCTTCCCGACGCTTCAATCCGCCTTCGCCCGGCAGCCGCACAGGCTTGCCCGGGTCGATGGGCACGTTGCCACGGCACTGCGCCGCCACGTGGTCCATCTGGCGCAGGAAGGCGTCCTTGCCGCCGAAGGCGTTCAGGTCGTGCAGCGTGACGTGCACGGTGGCGCCCCAGCCTTCTGGCGCATCGGCCCGGCCGTGGCCCGCCAGGCCGGCGGTGAGGGTTTCGACCAGCAGTGCCATGCCGTAGCCCTTGTGGCCGTGGCTCAGGCCGCCCACCGGCAGCAGCGTGCCGGGCGGCTGGTCGAACAGCACCTGCGGATTGTTCGAGGGCTTGCCGGTGGCGTCGATCAGCCACTCTTCGGCGAAGGTCTCGCCGGCGGCGCGCTTGCGGTTGCTCATGCCGTTGGTGGTGATGGAGGCCGAGATGTCGACCATCACGCCACCCTGCGAGAGCGGGAACCCCATGGCCAGCGGATTGGGCGTGAACACCGCCTGCGTGCCGCCGAAGGGCGCGACGCTCGCGGTGTTCGGATCGGAGCAGGCCAGCAGCATGAGCATGTCTTCCTGCAGCGCGCGCAGCATGTAGACCGCGAGGCAGGCGATGTGGTGGCTGCGGCGAATCACGAGCGACGCAGTGCCCAGTTCGCGCGCGCGCGGCACCAGCAGGTCCATGCCCTGTTCCATGAGCCACGGGCCGGGCAGGCGCCTGCCGTCCCACAGCACCGCTGCAGGGCGGTCGGACAGCACCTCGGGGGCGCCGTCATGCGCCATGCCGCCCGACTCCAGTTCCTTCACGTACCCGGCCAGCAGCGCGAGGCCGTGGGTG encodes:
- a CDS encoding DUF6172 family protein, whose protein sequence is MRKTFQLQVEGKHPDRLLEAIKHEIRKYIKRERRRELPEGADFWDFDCRFGAAEDSAEVIHLSAITGLIDGVVKEGGKQFYIEILARPAKRQPRPAGEAAPRGASGDAEEN
- a CDS encoding Ldh family oxidoreductase; the encoded protein is MTDAAGDAPSLLYRADALVAYADALLQKAGLAAPKAAAVARTLVEGDLLGHDTHGLALLAGYVKELESGGMAHDGAPEVLSDRPAAVLWDGRRLPGPWLMEQGMDLLVPRARELGTASLVIRRSHHIACLAVYMLRALQEDMLMLLACSDPNTASVAPFGGTQAVFTPNPLAMGFPLSQGGVMVDISASITTNGMSNRKRAAGETFAEEWLIDATGKPSNNPQVLFDQPPGTLLPVGGLSHGHKGYGMALLVETLTAGLAGHGRADAPEGWGATVHVTLHDLNAFGGKDAFLRQMDHVAAQCRGNVPIDPGKPVRLPGEGGLKRREAQSSNGVRLHPSIARSLQDAEQRHGLRLAQALA